Within Desulfobacter sp., the genomic segment GACCGCCGCCATTACCTGCGACCAGATCCTGATGACCTTCGGGGCCGCCACCCTTCCCCTCCAGGTCAAGGCCGATGCCCTGATTGAAATGGGGCGTATGGAGGATGCCGTGGGATGCCACGCCGACATCTGCCGGCTGGACCTGGATATTAGGGATTTCGTGGTCACCCGGATCCGTGAATTGTCCCGCCGGGAACCGGAAAAATACAAGGCATATGCCGCATTGGTAAAAGAAAAATTCCCCGAGCTAGAGTCCCTGCTTGGCGCGGCCTTGGAATATGCCTGCTGATACCGCATGAATTGATACCCAAATAAGGAGACACCTATGTTTAAAGAGAAAGACGGACTGGAGATTGTCAACGATCCGGCCAACTACGAAAAACGTGAGTTTGATTTAGAGTCCGAGGGGACAGGCCGGAAAGAGACCCAGGGGGAGCCCCCGGATAAAAAAGGGGTTTCCCGCCGGGGCTTTCTGAAGTTCGGCGGAGCGGCGGCCGCCGCGGCCACCCTGGCGGGCTCCGGTGCCGCAGGCTTTGCCATCGGCAGGTCCGACGATGCCTACACCGGTTACGGCCGGACCTACCAGGGCGGGGATATGTTCTTCAACCGGAAGCCGTTCCGGGTGAAAACCCCTGCCATGATGACGCCCGTGGGCAAGGTGGAGCGGCCGGACCGGTACGACTTTATCTTTGACCGGCTCAAGGGGTTGATTAAGCTCATCAAGTCCGGGGAGTGGAATCCTTCCATGGGCCTGAAGAAACTGCCCGGCCGGCTCGGGGACTATTACCGGGCCCATCCTGAAAAATACAGAATCATGATGGATTCCCTGGAAAAGCGGGCCAAAAGCCGGGAGGACTGGGAAAAGGGCAAAAAAGACCGGTACGCCCTGCCGGCAGCCTATACCGAGGCCTTTGCCCACGGCGGGATGTACAACCGCCACGGGGCCACTGTCCCCGAAGATCCCGACGATGTGTACAGGGAAACCGGCAAGCCCGTTCCCCCTGAAGAATGGGATTTCAGGCACGTGAAAAGAAAATCTCCCCGGCCGTTCAAGTCCCCCAAGCATGCCACAAAGCTCATCAAGCGCATGGCCCATCTTTTCGGCACCTCCATCGTGGCCGTGGGCAAGTTCGACCCCCGGTTCATGTTTGAAAATAAGATGCGGGGCATGCCCAACAATGGGGCTGACTGGGGGGACCGGGTGCCCGGGCATTGGAAGAGCATCATTGTATTCGGCGTGCCCATGTACTGGGACCAGACCTATTCGGCCATCGGCTACTGCACCTCCTATGACGCCTATTTTCGCTCCCGGGTCACGGCCGGCCTTTTGGAGCGGTTCATCAACGAGCTGGGGTATCCTGCCCGGGCCCAGTTCCCCGGCTCCCACTATGAGATCATGATGGAGCCCTATCTGCTGACCACGGGGCTTGGGGAGTACAGCCGGTCGGGCATGGTCATGGTGCCCGAACTGGGGTGCAACGTCCGCCCGGCCGCCGTCATCACCAATATTGAGTTTGAATACGACCAGCCCATTTCAGTGAAGATGGCCGACTTCTGCCTTAAATGCAAGATCTGCGCGGAGGCCTGCCCCTCCGGCGCCATCCCCATGGACGACACCCCCCAGACCGTGGTCCGGGGATTCAAGCGGTGGCTGCTGGACGATGAAAAATGCTACAACCAGTGGGCCTCGGGCCAGACCGTGGACGCTTTGGGCTGCCGGGTCTGCATCGGGGTCTGCCCCTATTCCAGGAAAAACACCTGGATCCATACCATTTCCAGGGAGCTGGAGCCCCGGGACCCCACCGGCCTGGTGGCCACGGGTCTCCTTGCCATGCAGAAGAACTTTTTCAAATACCCCAAGGGCCAGGATTTTCAGTCCGACTGGCTGGGGGGCAAGGAAGCGGTGTACCACAATCCGCCCTGGTATCTGCGGGCCGAGGAGGTGTTTGAGGGGATAGAAAAGACCTGGGAATACCACGGCATGGAATAGGGCCTTTGAATGAAAATTCATCCATCTGCTTCGTTGCTGCAGCAGCCCGCAATCCTCATGTGCTTCAGTACACTCCGGTTGCCGACTGCTGCCGCGCCTTGCATCTGGGCAAATTTTCATCCAAATCCCGACGAGCAATAAAAAATAATATCGGAAATGCGGGAATCGTTTTTTCCCGCTTAATATAGAAGGAGAAAAATATGTTTCCCGGAACAACCATTGCAAATTATCTTTTCTGGATGGCCATGGGCCTGA encodes:
- a CDS encoding 4Fe-4S dicluster domain-containing protein — protein: MFKEKDGLEIVNDPANYEKREFDLESEGTGRKETQGEPPDKKGVSRRGFLKFGGAAAAAATLAGSGAAGFAIGRSDDAYTGYGRTYQGGDMFFNRKPFRVKTPAMMTPVGKVERPDRYDFIFDRLKGLIKLIKSGEWNPSMGLKKLPGRLGDYYRAHPEKYRIMMDSLEKRAKSREDWEKGKKDRYALPAAYTEAFAHGGMYNRHGATVPEDPDDVYRETGKPVPPEEWDFRHVKRKSPRPFKSPKHATKLIKRMAHLFGTSIVAVGKFDPRFMFENKMRGMPNNGADWGDRVPGHWKSIIVFGVPMYWDQTYSAIGYCTSYDAYFRSRVTAGLLERFINELGYPARAQFPGSHYEIMMEPYLLTTGLGEYSRSGMVMVPELGCNVRPAAVITNIEFEYDQPISVKMADFCLKCKICAEACPSGAIPMDDTPQTVVRGFKRWLLDDEKCYNQWASGQTVDALGCRVCIGVCPYSRKNTWIHTISRELEPRDPTGLVATGLLAMQKNFFKYPKGQDFQSDWLGGKEAVYHNPPWYLRAEEVFEGIEKTWEYHGME